Part of the Bacillota bacterium genome is shown below.
TGGCGGTGCCCTTCTTGCTGTCGGCGGTGTTTTTCGGCTCATTCCTACCCCTATTAAGGGGTCTAACGCGGTTTCTAGGAAGGATCTCCTTTACCGCCGGTCTGTTGTTGGTCCTTCTGGGCCTGATGATCTACTTCAATTCCTTTGCCCGTCTGGCCGGTTGGTTGCAGTGGGGGCTCTAGGTTCTTTACATCAAGAAAAAGCAATAGGGGGATGGTTGATGAAAAATCTGTGGTTACACCGACTGGGAAGAACATCGGGCTGGGTGCTCTTTATGTTAGCCTTGGCTTTGTCGTTGACAGTGGTGGCAGCAGCCGCGGAAATTCCGGTGCAGCCGGTGGTTGGCTCTCAAGCTCCAGATTTTACCCTAGCATCGGTAGAGGGTGGTACGGTTTCCTTATCGGATTTTCGCGGTAAGCGGGTCTTTCTTAATTTCTGGGCGACCTGGTGTCCTCCCTGTAGGGTGGAAATGCCGGATATTCAGGCAGTGTACGAAGAGAAGGAGGAAGATGTCGTCTTCCTGGCCGTGAACTTGCAGGAACCGCAGGGCAAAGTCCAGGAGTTCCTGCAGGCCCAGGGCCTCACCTTTCCTGTGGTGCTGGACACCACCGGTATCGTTGCGGGAGCCTATTGGGTGCGGGCCATTCCCACTAGCTTTGTCATCGATGCA
Proteins encoded:
- a CDS encoding redoxin domain-containing protein, which produces MKNLWLHRLGRTSGWVLFMLALALSLTVVAAAAEIPVQPVVGSQAPDFTLASVEGGTVSLSDFRGKRVFLNFWATWCPPCRVEMPDIQAVYEEKEEDVVFLAVNLQEPQGKVQEFLQAQGLTFPVVLDTTGIVAGAYWVRAIPTSFVIDAEGIITGKHIGVLNASLLTGMLEKAKGE